CTCGACCTGGATCGAGGCATTGTGCAGTTCCCGGTAGAGCACGCGCTCGCGCTCCTCCCAGTCACGTTGCGGCAGGACGCGTACACCGGTGTTCAGAATCGCGACGAGTGGATCGCCCATCCGAATCAGGAGCGGCGCATGGAAGCGACGGCGCTTGCGCACCTCACGCACGCCATCGCGGTTGCTGATGTGAACGTCCGCGTACCTCGCGGAGCGGAGCATGCGTCCGAGCGTGAGGCAGACAGAAAACCAGGCGGCTTCCGCAAGCCGTCGCAACGCGCTAATCCCCGGAGAGCAGACAGGCGATGCCGATGACGATGAGCACGGTCCCCACGACGTGGACGCGCCGGACCTGTTCGTCATACAGGTGCACGCTCGCGAGCAGGATGAGCACGTACGTCAGACTCGTGAGGCCGTACGCCCGCGACAGCGGCGCTACGCGCAGCACATAGAGCCAGCAGATCGTGGACGCGGCCCACGCCGCGAGCCCGGCCACGACATGTGCGTTGCGGAACGCGGCCAGCAGGAACTGAACACGGCCATGCCCGGCCAGATGCTGAGCGCCTGACTTCAGGAAGAGCTGGCCGATCACCGAGAATACGACGGCGGCCAGCACCAGCAACAACGTCTTCGTCTGCATCATGGTGTGCCGGTCCCGTGTCGAATGCGATCGGCGTAGGAGGTGCGCGCTGACGGAAAGATGACCACCGACACCCATTTGACGAACGTCCGGACGTACCCGAACGGACGCAGCTCCATGCGCCTGCTGGATGTCAGCGCGGTGAGGCTGCGATCGTACAGGAACAGGCCGTACCTGTAGGCAGCGCCGGTCAGCGGCCATTCCTCGGCGATCGTGCGCGATTCATCGAACGGCCCGTATCGCTCGAAGTGTGCGCGGCTGCAGCTCATGAACGCGGGCATCGACTTGGCGCGCGCCAGCGGGAGATGTCGCGCGAGTCCCCAGAACCGCCACCACAGCCACGCGCGGATCCCCGGCTCCCGCGAGGCGAGCCGATAGAGCACGAGGCACCTCCCGTCGTCCTCGTGAAGCTCCAGCATGCGATGGATGGCGCGGCCCGGGATGATGGTGTCGGCATCAACGAAGCAGAGCAGCCGGCCGGAGCTGGCCGCGGTACCGGCGTTGCGTGCCGCGGCGCACGTACCGCCCGCGCACCTGACCAGTCGTACGCCTGCGTCATCGGCGAAGCCGGCCACGATCGCCGCCGTCGCATCCTCGCTCGCGTCATCGGCCACGATGACTTCGAAGCACGTGTCCGGCAGCCAGAGGTCCTGCCGCGAGACGCCAGACGCGTCGGC
The sequence above is a segment of the Longimicrobiales bacterium genome. Coding sequences within it:
- a CDS encoding EamA family transporter, giving the protein MMQTKTLLLVLAAVVFSVIGQLFLKSGAQHLAGHGRVQFLLAAFRNAHVVAGLAAWAASTICWLYVLRVAPLSRAYGLTSLTYVLILLASVHLYDEQVRRVHVVGTVLIVIGIACLLSGD
- a CDS encoding glycosyltransferase family A protein, encoding MTDIRLSFVIPARNEEALIGEVLEAILRNVADASGVSRQDLWLPDTCFEVIVADDASEDATAAIVAGFADDAGVRLVRCAGGTCAAARNAGTAASSGRLLCFVDADTIIPGRAIHRMLELHEDDGRCLVLYRLASREPGIRAWLWWRFWGLARHLPLARAKSMPAFMSCSRAHFERYGPFDESRTIAEEWPLTGAAYRYGLFLYDRSLTALTSSRRMELRPFGYVRTFVKWVSVVIFPSARTSYADRIRHGTGTP